The Globicephala melas chromosome X, mGloMel1.2, whole genome shotgun sequence genome contains the following window.
TATTTGTGATGTGGGACTTTCCTGTGCCTTGAGAGGCTGTTTAGCATTTCTGGCCCATATCCACTAAATGCCAGTAGTGCTCTCCCTTGAATAAATCTAACAGCTAAAACCTGCCCCATGTTTTCAAATGCTCCATCAAGGAACAAAATCATCCCCATTCAAGACCCACTGAGCTTTTAGCTTAGAAGAAAGAATCTCCTGCCTTTGTGGGGACGGCTTCAGGCTGCCTCTGCCTGAAGAGAGGGAAGCTTAGAAAGATGGCTTAACAAGATAGCCCTGGCTCAGAGCCTAACTCTGTACTCCATTTCTCTAACTCTGTACTCCATTTCCCTAACTCTGTACTCCATTtcccttttcctgccttctcctGCTGGTCTGTTTCCTCCTTTGGGGGAATGGCAGGAACAAGACCCTGCAGATGGAAAAGATCAAGACCCGTTTGAAGGCTGAGTTTGAGGCCCTTGAATCAGAGGAGAGGCACCTGAAGGAATACAAGCAGGAGATGGACCTCCTGCTACAGGAGAAAATGGCCCATGTGGAGGAACTCCGACTGATCCACGCTGATATCAATGTGGTATGTGGCTGGCTGCCTGAAGCCTATTTCTGGGCCCTTTGAGGAGGAATAGGCAGTGGTGAGTGCTGTGGACTCTCCTTGAGATATGGCTGTGGCCGATTTGGGGGAGTAGGCATCAGGCTATGGTGAAATGGAAGAATCCAGGAGTTCTGAGATCCAGCCCTGGCTCTGTCACTGATCGACTGTATATCACTGGACAAGTTCCTTCTTCTCTCGGggcctcattttccttttctgtaccaTGAGAGGAATTCAGTCACCTCTGAGGTCTCACTCAGCACTGATGTGCTCTCATTCTGGGAGTCTAGAAGTTGAGAGCTAGCCTTGGGGAAAAGCAGAGCAGGCAGGTGCCTTGGGGATCTAACTTAAATTTAGGGCTCCAAAGCTTCCAACTAAGCCAAACAAACCATCTCTGCCAGCCTACCCAACTGGGGCTCCCTCATTACAGTCTCTCTTTTGGAGACCCTTGGAATGTGGGGAATGAACTGCCTGCTATGGTGATAAGCCCCCCACTTTATAGAGTTATTAAAGCAGAGTCTGAATGATCACCTGTCTGGGCTGCAGTATTGGTGATTCCTTCACCAGGAGGGAGGTTGGAGGTGCTGACCTGTAAGGCCCTTTCCAACCCTTAGAGCCTATgataatgagaatttttttttaaaatcacgtTTGAAGGAGCTAAGTTTCTATTCTTGGGAGACTCATTTCTGTGGCAATATCTACTTCCTGATATTGCCAGGCCTAGGGTCTTAAAGGAAATATGAATGCAATTTGGACAGTAGTTACCTGGGATTGTCTGTGTCACAAGATCACAGGATATCAGGGTCTCATGAGGAGTTGGCAGTTCTGCTGCCAGCTAACTAAGGATAGAGAAATAAACAAGGTATTAGTCACAGAGGGGCTGAAAATCTGGGCCAGTGGATCTCCAACTTGAACATGCCTCATGAGTCACCTAGAGGgcctgttaaaacacagattgttgGACTTCACCGCAGAATTTCTGATTGCTTATATCTGGGGTGGTGCCTGAGAATTTACATTCCTAATGAGTTCCCAGTTGACGCTGATGCTGCTGATCTGGTAACTGCattttgggaaccactgatctaggAGAAAAGCCACTGGTCTGGGAGGCAGAAGCCCTGAGTCTTTATGTAGTCTTTGCTCCTAGGAAGCATTTCTCTGAGGAAGTTActtctctctgagtctcaattctctgatctgtaaaatggtggtGGGGTGCACTACATGAACTCTAAGGGCCATTCCAGCTCTAAGATGCTATATTTGAATAATAACTACCACTAATTGAGCCTTTACTCTGTGTTAGCCCCTGTACTGAGCGCTTATATGAATTCAATCGTTGAATCTTCACCAAGATTATATGAGGTAGGTATGAATGTTACCaccattatacagatgaaaaaactgaggcttgacAAGAGTCACATAGAATACATAGTGGGTTGAGGACTTGATCACAGATTGGTttggctctggagcctgtgctattATCCACTCAGCTGTACAGCCTCGCTGAGAATCTTGGAGTCTTTTCTCTGTGCTTGCCTCACTCTGTGTTCCAGATGGAAAACACCATCAAACAGTCTGAGAATGACCTAAACAAGCTGCTAGAGTCTACCCGGCGGCTACATGATGAGTATAAGCCGCTGAAGGAACATGTGGATGCCCTGCGCATGACTCTGGGCCTGCAGAGGCTCCCTGACCTATgtgaagaggaggagaagctcTCCTTGGAGTAAGCTGCCTGCCTCCTGTCCCTGCAACAtacaccacagacacacacacacacacacacacacacacacacacacacacacacacacacacgtatatatacacacacatatatatacacacataaagcCTGGTCTGAAAGTCAGGGTACCCAGTCCTAGCCCCAGGCCTGTCAGTGGCCGACTCATtgcatgaccttgggtaagtctctGTGTTGGGCTGTTAGATGATTAGACTAGAATTACTAGATGGCTTTTAAAGTTCCTTGTGCAATTTTGACAATACAAGACTATGTCTATgactctttgtgtgtgtatgtgtctgtgactCTTAAGAGGTCACTTTCCAAGTCAAGGTCTAGAAGGGGTGTCCAGAAACCTTGAACACACAGAAGGGTGAGCTTTCATGGCCTCCAGGGGCTAGCCTGGAACTTTATCTTAAGACCCAGAGTTAAGAACTAGGCTTACTTTACAGAGACACAGAGCTCATTTCAGTAGAAGGAATACAAGGGAACATACTTCCTTAAGGTAGAGCAGGCTGCCTGTGGAAGTGGTGAGCTTCTTATTCCTAGAGGTATGCCAGCAGAGGCCTGAGAACACTTAATAGGAATACTGCAAAGGAACATGGGATGGAGGGCAGACAAATGCCCTTTGAGGACTTGGCTAGCtttgggattttttaaatttttctgggcCTGTCAGAGCCAAGGAGCAGGAGGAGTACCCTTCCCAACACACAGTGGGCCTGGTACCCAGGGAAAAGAGCCTtgggctggagagggtgcaggaaCTTcctacagtgagccacagcctAACCCCCTTCGTTCTGTAGCATGGAGTCCTTAAGAGGGGCAAGGTTCTCCTTGCTTTCAGAATGATCCAGCTAATGTCTCTCATCTCCAAAGTTACTTTGAGAAGCAGAAAGCAGAGTGGCAGACGGAGCCTCAGGAGCCCCCAATCCCTGAATCCTTGGCCGCCGCAGCCGCTGCCGCCCAACAACTCCAAGTGGCTAGGAAGCAGGACACTCGGCAGACAGCCACCTTCAGGCAGCAGCCCCCACCTATGAAGGTGAGTGAGCTGGGTATGGACTGTGGAGGAAGCAAGGTATCCTCAAGCCGCCCCATGGAAGGTTGGGTCTGGGGCTTTGGCCTTACTTATTTGGGGTCTTCCTAAAACAGCCTTCGCTTGGGACACAGAGGAAGgggtggtgtgtatgtgtgctatAGTAGAGCCACTGGTCTTGTTGCCTCATATTCCCAGAGAGGTTAGAATGCAGGGAGATTGGCAGGCTCTGCTAAAGTATAATTTTCAGAAAGTTAGAAACGTGACTCGGACAAATATATAGTGAATGTGTGTCATTAACAAGGGAGCCAGCAGCATCACAAAGCTGGTTCCAGAAGCATTAGAGGAACGGATAATTATATagtcaagaaaagaaaggaatgccAAAATAAGTTTGCAATGTTAAATCCAGAACTGGTTAATGTCCTACAGGAAAATAATGTCCTACAGGTTAATGTCctacaggaaaataaaactgtaatcttTAGGATTACCTTTTCtttgtaacaaaaataatttgcatCTCTACTGGGCAAAAGCCATTTGTGCCTTATCAACATTAAGTCACAGCATCTGGGCCCTGATCAATAGTAAATAGTCAAATAGTATACTATTTAATGGAAAAGTATTTATagccagtggaacagaatagagagcccagaaataaacccactcacctacgttcaattaatcttcgacaaaggaggcaagaatatacagtggagaca
Protein-coding sequences here:
- the LOC132594506 gene encoding zinc finger C4H2 domain-containing protein-like, whose product is MEKIKTRLKAEFEALESEERHLKEYKQEMDLLLQEKMAHVEELRLIHADINVMENTIKQSENDLNKLLESTRRLHDEYKPLKEHVDALRMTLGLQRLPDLCEEEEKLSLDYFEKQKAEWQTEPQEPPIPESLAAAAAAAQQLQVARKQDTRQTATFRQQPPPMKACLSCHQQIHRNAPICPLCKAKSRSRNPKKPKRKQDE